From a region of the Pseudochaenichthys georgianus unplaced genomic scaffold, fPseGeo1.2 scaffold_2246_arrow_ctg1, whole genome shotgun sequence genome:
- the LOC117441975 gene encoding amphoterin-induced protein 3-like, giving the protein MQGVEASWWSVVLLLVSLKASPCLPQDSLPECICASDILSCTDANLTGPPSEMPVSTVTLDLSHNRLQQLEGGGFEELYRLETLRLSHNQVSAVHPGAFRNTSRLRHLDLSSNQLRALEHHFFLDVPMLEELLLFDNRIVRVESRAFAGLSGLKKVYLSHNLLTDFPFFSLHSQPHLSTFDLSSNRLNRLPLQDITNLPMTLQRNLYLHNNSLVCECAMFSLFRVWEQQGFPSMTDFRKDHVCLVFAIPRGTVRFFQHDRYFEKCDMTSIQQEGNVSVKTGGRLLLHCVTSLARRQLTFHWVSPQQEYVVPPGNNGTMRMFPNGSLEILKARSNDSGIYWCLSLDSEKRRNESHEVNVTVLPLQDDLSEPFNTGFTTLLGCVVSLVVVLMYLYLTPCHCPACLKTPSPVTATPNEALIGSAQSSILTPTPPTTTEGPGRKVSTNNKHVVFLEPIREQQNGRLRAATGGHLGPGLLSGAEQQTKNQPDAPAMLP; this is encoded by the coding sequence ATGCAGGGCGTGGAGGCATCATGGTGGTCCGTGGTCCTGTTGTTAGTGAGTCTCAAAGCCTCCCCCTGCCTCCCTCAGGACTCTCTCCCAGAATGCATCTGTGCCTCGGACATCCTGAGCTGCACCGACGCCAATTTGACTGGACCCCCCTCGGAAATGCCCGTTTCCACCGTGACTCTTGACCTCAGCCACAACCGACTCCAACAACTAGAAGGCGGCGGATTTGAAGAACTCTACCGACTGGAAACATTACGATTATCTCACAACCAGGTGAGCGCCGTACATCCGGGGGCGTTCAGAAACACCTCTCGACTGCGACATCTTGACCTGTCGTCCAATCAGCTGCGAGCTTTGGAGCATCACTTCTTCCTGGACGTGCCGATGCTAGAAGAGTTGTTGCTGTTCGACAACCGCATCGTCCGGGTGGAAAGCCGAGCGTTTGCGGGACTCAGCGGATTGAAGAAggtttacctcagccacaacctACTCACTGACTTTCCGTTTTTCTCGCTGCACAGCCAGCCTCACCTGTCCACGTTCGATTTGTCCTCTAATCGTCTGAACAGATTGCCCCTTCAGGACATCACCAACCTGCCGATGACTCTACAGAGAAACCTCTACCTGCACAACAACTCTCTGGTGTGCGAATGCGCCATGTTCAGCTTGTTTCGGGTGTGGGAACAACAAGGATTCCCCTCCATGACGGATTTCAGGAAGGATCACGTCTGCCTGGTGTTCGCGATCCCAAGAGGCACCGTTCGCTTCTTCCAACACGACCGATACTTCGAGAAGTGTGACATGACTTCGATCCAGCAGGAGGGCAACGTCTCTGTGAAAACGGGGGGTCGTTTGTTGCTTCACTGTGTCACCTCGCTCGCCCGTCGCCAACTCACCTTCCACTGGGTGTCTCCGCAGCAGGAATACGTGGTGCCGCCCGGGAACAACGGAACCATGAGGATGTTTCCTAACGGCAGCTTGGAGATCTTGAAGGCCAGATCCAATGACTCTGGGATCTACTGGTGTTTGTCTCTTGATTCGGAGAAGCGGCGCAACGAGAGCCACGAGGTGAACGTGACGGTGCTTCCGCTGCAAGACGACCTTTCGGAGCCGTTCAACACGGGCTTCACCACCTTGTTGGGCTGCGTGGTGAGTCTGGTGGTGGTTCTCATGTATCTGTATCTGACGCCATGTCATTGTCCCGCCTGCCTCAAAACACCGAGCCCAGTTACCGCCACCCCAAATGAAGCCTTGATAGGAAGCGCACAATCCTCCATCCTCACCCCGACCCCACCGACAACCACCGAGGGACCCGGGCGCAAGGTCAGTACCAACAACAAGCATGTGGTGTTTCTggagccaatcagagagcagcagaacGGCAGACTGAGGGCGGCGACGGGGGGGCATCTGGGTCCCGGGTTACTGTCGGGGGCCGAGCAGCAAACCAAGAACCAGCCTGACGCTCCCGCCATGCTGCCCTAG